In Panacibacter ginsenosidivorans, the following proteins share a genomic window:
- a CDS encoding ABC transporter ATP-binding protein: MIELKHISKWVNVGGVRNFILKDVNLSIAEGEFVSIMGPSGSGKSSLLNVIGMLDNQDEGEYFFFDEAVHKLKEKHRSQLYKQYIGFVFQAYHLIDELTVYENIETPLIYQDMKSSERKAIVADILDRFQIVGKKDLFPTQLSGGQQQLVGIARALVAKPKLILADEPTGNLNSKQGEEIMELFKKLNEEDGVTIIQVTHSEKNAGYGSRIIHLLDGRIEREEPHLSIM, translated from the coding sequence ATGATCGAATTAAAGCACATATCAAAATGGGTAAATGTTGGGGGAGTAAGAAATTTCATTTTAAAGGATGTTAACCTCAGCATTGCAGAAGGAGAATTTGTTTCTATTATGGGGCCATCCGGCTCTGGTAAATCTTCTTTATTAAATGTTATTGGTATGCTTGATAACCAGGATGAAGGTGAATATTTTTTCTTTGATGAGGCCGTGCATAAACTAAAAGAAAAACACCGCTCGCAATTGTACAAGCAATACATAGGTTTTGTTTTTCAGGCGTATCATTTAATCGATGAATTAACGGTGTATGAAAACATCGAAACACCATTGATTTACCAGGACATGAAATCCAGTGAGCGCAAAGCTATTGTAGCAGATATACTTGACAGGTTCCAGATCGTTGGCAAGAAAGATCTATTTCCCACACAATTATCAGGGGGGCAACAACAATTGGTAGGTATTGCAAGAGCATTGGTAGCAAAACCAAAACTAATACTTGCCGATGAACCAACCGGTAACCTTAATTCAAAACAGGGTGAAGAAATTATGGAATTATTTAAAAAATTAAATGAAGAGGATGGTGTAACTATTATACAGGTTACACACTCGGAAAAAAATGCAGGCTACGGTTCACGCATTATTCATTTGCTGGATGGAAGAATAGAAAGAGAAGAACCGCATCTTAGTATTATGTAA
- a CDS encoding TolC family protein, translating to MKKKSIFLGIVLLVILQKNFAQDTTNISGTLTLKQCVDIALKNNIDINRSELDMQDSKVYLTQAQGNRLPYISGTINHGLSQGRAIDPFTNSYINQNLSYANYNLGANLYLWNAGSINNNVRASSLNFEASKMDWQQQKDNVTIQVILAYLQVLNNQEQLNAAVQQASVTRSQVERLAVLDKDGAIAPSTYYDTKGQLASDELSIVSLKNAVETSKLDLAKLMNVNYSKDMALEKIDISSALAIYDGTSQQVYDQAIKNLAMIKAVDLRKESAAKSLKAAKGQLYPSLILNGGLGTNYSNAASVAVLKGTSDVQTDNYVNVNDEKYFLYSPQNIYDSKKISYGDQWKNNFNSSVSIGIQIPILNGLQARSKVKQAVIQEKRSDINAKTAKTQLQQAVEQAYIDMNSAYERYQTLTSQVEDLTVSFKAAEVKFNAGVLTSVDYLLIKNKADNSNINLIAAKYDYILRTKILDFYQGKLSL from the coding sequence ATGAAAAAGAAAAGTATTTTTTTAGGAATTGTTTTATTGGTAATCCTGCAAAAGAATTTTGCACAGGATACAACAAATATAAGTGGCACACTTACACTGAAACAATGTGTGGATATAGCTTTAAAAAATAACATTGATATTAACCGCAGCGAGCTGGATATGCAGGATAGCAAGGTATATCTGACGCAGGCGCAGGGAAACAGGCTGCCTTATATTAGCGGTACTATCAATCATGGGTTAAGCCAGGGCCGTGCGATAGACCCTTTTACCAATTCATATATCAATCAGAATCTCAGTTATGCTAATTATAATTTAGGCGCTAATCTTTATTTGTGGAATGCCGGAAGCATCAATAATAATGTTCGTGCAAGCTCATTGAATTTTGAAGCGAGTAAAATGGACTGGCAACAACAAAAAGATAATGTAACCATACAAGTCATACTTGCATACCTGCAGGTTTTAAATAACCAGGAACAGTTGAATGCCGCAGTACAACAGGCTTCTGTAACACGCAGCCAGGTAGAAAGGCTTGCCGTACTGGATAAAGACGGCGCTATAGCACCTTCTACTTATTACGACACAAAAGGCCAGCTTGCTTCCGATGAACTTTCAATTGTATCATTAAAGAATGCAGTAGAAACTTCAAAGCTTGATCTTGCGAAACTGATGAATGTGAATTATTCAAAAGATATGGCACTGGAAAAAATAGATATTTCTTCTGCTCTTGCAATTTATGATGGCACTTCGCAGCAGGTATATGACCAGGCAATTAAAAATCTTGCAATGATCAAAGCTGTTGATCTTAGAAAAGAAAGCGCTGCCAAATCTTTAAAAGCTGCAAAAGGCCAGTTATATCCTTCACTTATTTTAAATGGTGGTCTTGGTACAAATTATTCAAACGCTGCATCTGTAGCAGTTTTAAAAGGTACCAGCGATGTACAGACTGACAATTATGTAAATGTTAATGATGAAAAATATTTTCTCTATTCGCCACAAAATATATACGATTCTAAAAAGATATCTTATGGAGATCAATGGAAGAATAATTTTAATTCATCTGTAAGCATTGGTATCCAGATCCCTATTTTAAATGGACTGCAGGCAAGAAGTAAGGTTAAACAGGCTGTTATACAGGAGAAGCGTTCTGATATTAATGCCAAAACAGCTAAAACACAGTTGCAGCAGGCAGTTGAGCAAGCTTATATTGATATGAATTCAGCTTATGAACGTTACCAAACACTTACTTCGCAGGTAGAAGATCTTACAGTTTCTTTTAAAGCAGCAGAGGTAAAATTCAACGCAGGTGTGTTAACTTCAGTTGATTATTTGTTGATCAAGAATAAAGCAGACAATTCTAATATTAATCTCATCGCTGCCAAATATGATTATATTTTGCGCACAAAGATCCTGGATTTCTACCAGGGGAAATTATCCCTGTAA
- a CDS encoding ligase-associated DNA damage response exonuclease: MKLIEFTDKGLYCAAGDFYIDPWKPVKKAIITHAHSDHARPGNKHYLCHYLTKPLLQARLGDNDYQSIEWNEFLLINGVKISLHPAGHIIGSSQIRVEHNNEIWVVSGDYKTENDGISGRFEPVPCNVFITESTFGLPIYNWAAQENIYTHIRNWILNNKENGKTSVLIAYSLGKAQRLLKAIGPLQEKIYVHGAIWNMHQALSSAGILLPEVERITPDTSKETLKKSIVIAPPGADGSSWMKRMEPYATGVCSGWMQVRGNVRRRNADAGFVLSDHADWKGLLSAVKATGAEKVFVTHGFQSTFSRYLNENGIASAEVKTEYGNDDEEPANDAGFVESVPDIDEQNTQEKL, encoded by the coding sequence GGTGATTTTTATATAGATCCATGGAAGCCAGTGAAAAAAGCCATCATTACACATGCACACAGCGATCATGCCAGGCCCGGCAACAAACATTATCTCTGTCATTATCTTACAAAACCGTTATTGCAAGCCAGGCTTGGAGATAATGATTATCAAAGTATAGAATGGAATGAATTTTTATTAATAAATGGAGTAAAAATTTCTTTACATCCCGCTGGCCATATTATTGGCTCCTCTCAAATACGTGTTGAGCATAATAATGAAATATGGGTTGTAAGTGGTGATTACAAAACTGAGAATGATGGTATCAGTGGCAGGTTTGAACCGGTGCCTTGTAATGTATTTATAACTGAGTCAACTTTTGGTTTGCCGATCTATAACTGGGCTGCACAGGAAAATATCTATACGCATATACGCAACTGGATTCTTAACAATAAAGAAAATGGTAAAACATCAGTTCTTATTGCTTATAGTTTGGGAAAAGCGCAACGGCTTTTAAAAGCGATCGGGCCATTGCAGGAAAAAATTTATGTACATGGTGCTATCTGGAATATGCACCAGGCATTGTCTTCTGCCGGAATACTTTTACCCGAGGTTGAAAGAATTACACCTGATACATCAAAAGAAACACTTAAAAAAAGTATTGTTATTGCGCCACCGGGGGCAGATGGCTCTTCATGGATGAAACGAATGGAACCTTATGCAACAGGTGTCTGCAGCGGTTGGATGCAGGTTCGCGGAAATGTGCGAAGGCGCAATGCAGATGCTGGTTTTGTATTAAGTGATCATGCTGACTGGAAAGGATTATTAAGTGCGGTAAAAGCAACAGGCGCCGAAAAAGTTTTTGTAACACATGGCTTTCAATCAACCTTCAGCAGGTATTTAAATGAAAATGGTATCGCAAGTGCTGAAGTTAAAACAGAATATGGTAACGATGATGAGGAACCAGCTAATGATGCAGGTTTTGTAGAGTCTGTACCTGATATTGATGAACAAAATACACAGGAAAAATTATGA
- a CDS encoding ATP-dependent DNA ligase produces MKQFSALVQILGTSTKTNDKLNALSQYFLEATNSDKVWVIALFSGRRPKRIINATRLSEWCCEITGLPFWLFEESYHTVGDLAETIALLLPETDKEKVLQENSLTYYLQQLVILEKADEEIKKQFITECWMQMTIEEKFVFNKLLTGGFRIGVSQKTIVNALAKTVNADPAVIAHRISGKWNPSTTDLNELLSEEQGSLDNSKPYPFYLAYALETAPDALGEPHEWQAEWKWDGIRGQIIKRKNELFVWSRGEELMTEKFPEYFILKETLPNGIVLDGEIMPFRKEDAQQSLLHSNISILPFAVLQTRIGRKNVTKKQLQEAPVAFFAYDILEYEGIDIRYKTMAERRTLLEQIVLQINNATLQLSPVIDFENWDALTKQREQSRSINAEGIMLKRKSSAYQVGRKVGDWWKWKIDALTIDAVMIYAQKGHGRRSNLYTDYTFAVKDGDKLVSFTKAYSGLTDKEFAQVDAFVKRNAIEKFGPVRTVKPALVFEIAFEGIAASNRHKSGVALRFPRIHRWRKDKKADEINTLGDLKKLLELYGK; encoded by the coding sequence ATGAAACAATTTTCAGCACTGGTACAAATATTAGGAACGTCTACAAAAACAAATGATAAACTAAATGCATTATCACAATATTTTCTTGAAGCAACCAATAGCGATAAAGTTTGGGTGATCGCTTTATTTAGTGGCCGCAGACCAAAGCGGATTATAAATGCTACCCGCCTTTCAGAATGGTGCTGTGAAATTACAGGATTGCCTTTTTGGCTATTTGAAGAAAGTTATCACACGGTAGGAGACCTTGCAGAGACAATCGCATTATTATTGCCTGAAACAGATAAGGAAAAGGTATTACAGGAAAATAGTCTTACTTATTATCTTCAGCAATTAGTAATACTTGAAAAAGCAGATGAGGAAATAAAGAAGCAATTTATTACGGAATGCTGGATGCAGATGACAATAGAAGAAAAATTTGTGTTCAATAAATTACTGACAGGGGGCTTTCGTATTGGTGTCTCACAAAAGACTATAGTAAATGCTTTGGCAAAAACGGTTAACGCTGACCCTGCAGTTATTGCACACCGAATTAGCGGAAAATGGAATCCTTCAACGACAGATTTGAATGAATTGCTAAGTGAAGAACAGGGAAGCCTTGACAATTCAAAACCGTACCCATTCTATCTTGCGTACGCACTTGAAACAGCACCGGATGCATTGGGAGAGCCGCATGAGTGGCAGGCTGAATGGAAATGGGACGGCATTCGGGGGCAGATCATTAAACGTAAAAATGAATTATTTGTGTGGAGCCGCGGTGAAGAGCTGATGACAGAAAAATTCCCGGAATATTTTATTTTAAAAGAAACGCTTCCCAACGGTATTGTATTAGATGGAGAAATAATGCCTTTTAGAAAAGAAGATGCACAGCAATCATTACTTCATTCGAATATAAGCATCTTGCCATTTGCTGTTTTGCAAACACGCATCGGCAGAAAAAATGTTACAAAAAAACAATTACAAGAGGCTCCGGTTGCATTCTTTGCTTATGATATACTGGAATATGAAGGCATTGATATTCGGTATAAAACAATGGCAGAAAGAAGGACTTTGCTTGAACAGATCGTTCTGCAAATCAATAATGCCACACTTCAATTATCACCTGTTATTGATTTTGAAAATTGGGATGCATTAACAAAGCAACGGGAGCAATCCAGGAGTATTAATGCAGAAGGCATAATGCTGAAAAGAAAATCTTCTGCCTACCAGGTGGGGCGCAAAGTTGGTGATTGGTGGAAATGGAAGATTGACGCACTTACGATTGATGCGGTAATGATCTATGCGCAGAAAGGTCACGGCCGCAGAAGCAATCTTTACACAGATTATACTTTTGCCGTAAAAGATGGCGATAAACTGGTAAGCTTTACCAAAGCTTACTCGGGTCTTACCGATAAAGAGTTTGCACAGGTAGATGCATTTGTAAAAAGAAATGCCATAGAAAAATTTGGTCCCGTAAGAACGGTAAAACCAGCGCTTGTCTTTGAAATTGCCTTTGAGGGCATTGCTGCAAGCAACCGTCATAAAAGTGGCGTAGCGCTAAGGTTTCCACGTATACACCGCTGGAGAAAAGATAAAAAGGCAGATGAAATTAATACGTTAGGTGATCTTAAAAAATTACTGGAATTATATGGTAAATAA